The genomic stretch CTTTTTCTTTGAAAACGGCCAAGCTTTCAACAGGAATTTCTCGCTCCTTGGCAATCAGCTCTACATACTTTTCAATTGTCACCTGCTTGATAGAATCGAAAGCGGCAAAAACCAGCAAGTGAGAGGCTTCTGTTATTTGCCGATTAAATGAATAGGAACTCAACTTTTTCCTTACCTCCGGATTTTCAATGACCAAAATTTTATAAGGCTGGACCCCTAGTGAGGATGCGGATAGGTTGATAGCCGAAATGATTCTTTCCAATTTTTCATCAGCTACTTTTTTCTCATTGTATTTCTTAGTGGCGTATCGCCACTGTAATGCTTCTATTAATTCCATTTCTTATGATTTTTAATGCTATAAAGGCTTTATCGTGCCTTTCATGGTATAAAAACTGCCATCGGGCAAGGTTGCATTACTGTAAATGACACCATTTTCATGGTCTTCAACATGGACTACAGTAGCGCCGGATATTTCCTTCCATGCAACCATATATACCTGCGGACGAACTTCAGCAATGGTAGTCTCTACCTTCTCTGCATAACCGGTTTCGGCTAAACCTCCTCCATCTATTATAGTAAAAACCATGGATTCATCTGTTTCAAAAAAGAGTTCGGTTTTCAGAACACCAACATCCATGAGGAATCTGTTACCTGTTAATTTGTTTTTCATGTGATTATAGTTTGTTTTTTAAAGGGCACATAGCCTGTCCCGATTTTTCTTCGGGAGAATCTCGCATAACAGATAATCATCCCAGTGTGTGATGCTTGAGTCATGCCTGTCTGCCTCAGGCAGGCTCGATTTCATTGATAATTGTTTAAAATAATAGTTAGTT from Algoriphagus sp. NG3 encodes the following:
- a CDS encoding nitroreductase family protein, whose translation is MELIEALQWRYATKKYNEKKVADEKLERIISAINLSASSLGVQPYKILVIENPEVRKKLSSYSFNRQITEASHLLVFAAFDSIKQVTIEKYVELIAKEREIPVESLAVFKEKALNGLLLNSDSENFIWATKQAYIALGTGLIAAAAEKVDATPMEGFNADQFDELLGLKEKGLKSVVLMALGYRDEERDSNARLKKVRWPKEDFVITIK
- a CDS encoding MoaF-related domain-containing protein; translated protein: MKNKLTGNRFLMDVGVLKTELFFETDESMVFTIIDGGGLAETGYAEKVETTIAEVRPQVYMVAWKEISGATVVHVEDHENGVIYSNATLPDGSFYTMKGTIKPL